A genomic segment from Polyangium mundeleinium encodes:
- a CDS encoding DUF2169 family type VI secretion system accessory protein: protein MLWRSQGASDARLTILVKATFALVREGVVTPHAPDALVLHDIHHAGDPRFSLAAASDLAPYRAGAEVLVVGHAYAPPGKPATSAGARLVLHREGQVLVQKTIDIHGERRIDRTGRTTDPAPFQRMPLVYERAVLEPETNPVGLDPARGHAPNLVDPRDPARPACFGPLAPTWPCRSKWLRGLDPRNASGARLELPPQVSFDYFYAAPPDQRTTFLRGDESIQLGGMHPVLPILRTRLPGIRARACVYRGASVGQPLDLFADTLLIDTDRQVCSLVFRSNVAVTDAELPTLVVAAGLEQHGTPIDFPDRLPTMTTTHPAVMPDSDDDEDLAETRTLVRSSPSTRTPPRKTPDASAEDDEERFAATLMLDQGSSTKGPALPFTPNPRIAATPPPLLPTPPAPPKRVKSEEENLGETQDLTALASAVKRASLPFASAAAPPNPIVEAPAKQPLVAPPRQAEPDDEERLAGTYILPRGGLPVAREPALPFVPGSGAAALPPPLPQAPRIVDAEDEEPWSGTLHLTAEAQQSRGPVLPFITAPPLPPPPDAPPPPPEIPRRSGDTIPTFGEARLAVVTSPWQVRPPRDSITVIVKATCAIVPGGAAELLPEPDLPTGDIHHDDDPQKGLLHASDIAIFKPKADVTLAGRAYAPGGKGTACEVSFRFGRGKNAFARRLAVFGDRHWEKGLVTLAPTAPRSFDSIPLGWERAYGGSGFDDNPLGTGHGAAEGPDGMARLPHIEDPERLIKGPSDSPRPAGLGPIPALWKQRWSKLGTYDARWLQRRWPYFPEDFDWAYFQAAPAGQQLDHLAGDEPFDIRGMRKDHPRLEGTLPAMRARCFYQRTEEAGGQFGEVRLVLDTVHFDVEAMKIQLVWRGLLEVEDDDAPEIAALFAFAESLADPSAALPDAREAFLEALRAENEENAEEEPTESEAEGTEAPPAPEKDPDEAAAEAKLAELLAEAERRSAKITQEMRAAGIEGLASPPASPPDPAHVLEALRKAGATEEQVAEMAALFAPEPANDQVQPEPALRARVIAMLASEEPFDRMELEGADLSGLDFSDRSLVGVDLRGAKLRGCRFVAANLTEALLSGSDLAGAVLDGAELQAADLTDACIENATLKGAKVDGADLSNARGARARLDGIRGEGALFAGGTWDGARFDGALLPKADFTGASISNAVFNGADLSDVTLYDARGASVLFEEARMKDARCDGAELSRAKFRKTNAAGSTWENAKLDETSFLGANLSSSNFARASCRRGSFSGADLREANLRRAKLEKTAFLGANLMEAILERADLSGADLRKCNLHGAETWKAKLDGANLDFAIVTQTKLGRRA, encoded by the coding sequence GTGTTGTGGCGCTCGCAGGGAGCGAGCGACGCGCGTCTCACGATCCTCGTCAAGGCCACGTTCGCCCTGGTCCGCGAGGGCGTCGTCACCCCCCACGCACCCGACGCGCTCGTCCTCCATGACATCCATCATGCGGGCGATCCGCGCTTCAGCCTTGCCGCCGCGAGTGACCTCGCCCCATATCGTGCAGGCGCGGAGGTGCTTGTCGTCGGTCACGCCTATGCACCCCCTGGAAAACCTGCGACCTCTGCAGGAGCGCGTCTCGTGCTCCACCGCGAGGGTCAGGTCCTCGTCCAGAAGACCATCGACATTCACGGCGAGCGACGCATCGACCGCACCGGCCGCACGACGGATCCGGCGCCCTTCCAGCGAATGCCGCTCGTGTACGAACGCGCCGTCCTGGAGCCCGAGACCAACCCCGTCGGTCTCGACCCCGCGCGTGGCCACGCGCCCAACCTCGTCGATCCACGCGACCCCGCGCGCCCCGCTTGCTTTGGGCCCCTCGCGCCCACGTGGCCTTGCCGCTCGAAATGGTTGCGGGGCCTCGATCCCCGCAATGCCTCCGGCGCTCGCCTCGAGCTCCCTCCGCAGGTCTCGTTCGATTACTTCTACGCCGCCCCCCCCGATCAGCGCACCACCTTCCTCCGCGGGGATGAATCCATTCAGCTCGGCGGCATGCATCCTGTCTTGCCCATCCTCCGCACGCGCCTTCCCGGCATCCGAGCGCGCGCTTGCGTCTATCGAGGCGCATCCGTCGGGCAACCGCTCGATCTCTTCGCGGATACGCTTCTCATCGATACGGATCGACAGGTCTGCTCCCTCGTCTTCCGCTCCAATGTCGCCGTCACGGACGCCGAGCTCCCGACCCTCGTGGTGGCGGCCGGACTCGAGCAACACGGCACCCCGATCGATTTTCCCGATCGGCTGCCCACGATGACCACGACGCACCCCGCCGTCATGCCCGACAGCGATGACGACGAGGATTTGGCGGAGACCCGCACCCTCGTCCGGAGCTCGCCCAGCACACGAACCCCCCCGAGAAAGACGCCAGACGCGTCCGCAGAGGACGACGAGGAGCGTTTTGCCGCGACGCTCATGCTCGACCAGGGCAGCAGCACCAAGGGGCCCGCGCTGCCCTTCACCCCGAACCCGCGCATCGCCGCAACCCCGCCGCCGCTCCTGCCGACGCCGCCCGCGCCGCCGAAGCGCGTGAAATCCGAGGAAGAGAACCTTGGGGAAACGCAGGATCTCACCGCGCTGGCAAGCGCCGTGAAGCGCGCGAGCCTACCTTTCGCCAGCGCGGCGGCCCCGCCAAACCCCATCGTGGAGGCCCCCGCCAAGCAGCCGCTCGTCGCGCCGCCCCGGCAGGCGGAGCCGGACGACGAAGAACGTTTGGCAGGCACATACATTCTTCCTCGAGGCGGCCTCCCCGTGGCCCGAGAGCCGGCGTTGCCGTTCGTCCCCGGCAGCGGCGCGGCCGCGCTTCCTCCGCCGCTCCCGCAAGCTCCGCGCATCGTGGACGCAGAGGACGAGGAGCCATGGAGCGGCACCCTCCACCTCACCGCGGAAGCCCAACAATCCCGCGGCCCGGTATTGCCCTTCATCACGGCGCCTCCCCTGCCTCCGCCGCCGGATGCGCCCCCTCCGCCGCCGGAGATCCCGCGTCGATCCGGCGATACGATTCCCACGTTCGGGGAGGCTCGCCTCGCCGTCGTCACCTCACCCTGGCAAGTTCGTCCCCCGCGCGACTCGATCACGGTCATCGTCAAAGCGACCTGCGCCATCGTACCGGGAGGCGCAGCGGAGCTCTTGCCCGAACCCGATCTTCCCACGGGAGACATCCACCACGACGATGATCCGCAGAAAGGCTTGCTCCACGCGTCCGATATCGCGATCTTCAAGCCCAAGGCGGACGTCACGCTCGCAGGCCGTGCCTACGCGCCGGGCGGCAAGGGGACCGCGTGCGAAGTCTCCTTCCGCTTCGGGCGAGGGAAAAACGCATTTGCGCGCCGCCTCGCGGTATTTGGCGACAGGCACTGGGAGAAGGGCCTCGTCACACTGGCCCCGACGGCCCCGCGCAGCTTCGACTCCATTCCGCTCGGCTGGGAGCGCGCCTATGGCGGTTCCGGCTTCGACGACAATCCGCTGGGCACAGGACATGGCGCAGCGGAGGGACCGGATGGAATGGCCCGGCTCCCCCATATCGAGGATCCCGAGCGCTTGATCAAGGGCCCCTCGGATAGCCCCCGGCCTGCCGGTCTCGGGCCGATTCCAGCGCTCTGGAAACAACGCTGGTCGAAGCTCGGTACGTACGATGCGCGCTGGCTCCAGCGGCGGTGGCCCTACTTTCCGGAAGACTTCGACTGGGCGTATTTTCAGGCTGCACCTGCTGGCCAGCAGCTCGACCACCTCGCCGGGGACGAACCCTTTGATATTCGCGGAATGCGCAAAGATCACCCGCGCCTCGAAGGAACCCTCCCCGCGATGCGCGCGCGGTGCTTTTATCAGCGCACCGAGGAGGCTGGTGGACAATTCGGCGAGGTGAGGCTCGTGCTCGATACGGTCCACTTCGACGTCGAGGCGATGAAGATCCAGCTCGTATGGCGCGGGTTGCTCGAGGTCGAGGACGACGATGCGCCCGAGATCGCCGCGCTTTTTGCCTTTGCCGAGTCCCTCGCCGATCCGAGCGCCGCCCTTCCCGACGCGCGGGAGGCCTTCCTGGAGGCGCTGCGGGCCGAAAACGAGGAGAACGCAGAAGAAGAACCGACCGAGAGCGAGGCCGAGGGGACCGAGGCCCCACCCGCGCCCGAGAAGGATCCGGACGAGGCCGCTGCGGAAGCCAAGCTCGCGGAGCTGCTTGCCGAGGCCGAACGACGGAGTGCCAAGATCACGCAGGAGATGCGCGCCGCAGGCATCGAGGGCCTCGCATCCCCGCCGGCTTCCCCGCCCGATCCTGCGCATGTCCTGGAGGCATTGCGCAAGGCAGGCGCGACCGAAGAGCAGGTCGCCGAAATGGCCGCTCTCTTTGCCCCCGAGCCGGCGAATGACCAGGTTCAACCCGAGCCCGCGCTGCGCGCCCGCGTGATCGCCATGCTCGCGTCGGAGGAGCCCTTCGATCGAATGGAACTCGAAGGTGCGGATCTGTCGGGCCTCGATTTCTCCGACCGGTCCCTGGTCGGAGTCGACCTGCGCGGCGCGAAGCTCCGCGGCTGCCGGTTCGTCGCGGCCAACCTCACGGAGGCCTTGCTCTCCGGCTCGGATCTCGCGGGCGCCGTGCTCGACGGCGCCGAGCTCCAGGCGGCCGATTTGACGGACGCGTGCATCGAAAACGCAACCTTGAAAGGGGCGAAGGTCGATGGTGCGGACCTGTCGAATGCCCGCGGAGCGCGGGCGCGCCTCGATGGCATTCGCGGGGAAGGAGCCCTTTTTGCCGGGGGAACGTGGGATGGAGCCAGGTTCGACGGGGCCCTCCTTCCCAAGGCCGACTTCACGGGGGCATCGATATCGAATGCGGTGTTCAATGGCGCCGATCTCTCCGACGTGACGCTTTACGACGCGCGCGGCGCCTCCGTTTTGTTCGAGGAGGCGCGCATGAAAGATGCGCGCTGTGACGGCGCCGAGCTATCACGCGCGAAGTTCCGCAAAACGAACGCCGCGGGCTCGACGTGGGAAAACGCCAAGCTCGACGAGACGTCTTTTCTTGGCGCGAACCTGTCGTCCTCCAATTTCGCCCGTGCGTCGTGTCGACGCGGGAGCTTTTCCGGCGCCGACCTGAGGGAGGCGAACCTGCGCCGTGCGAAGCTGGAGAAGACGGCGTTTCTCGGAGCAAACCTCATGGAAGCGATCCTCGAGCGCGCGGATCTCTCCGGCGCCGACCTCCGCAAGTGCAACCTTCATGGCGCCGAGACGTGGAAGGCGAAGCTCGACGGCGCCAATCTCGATTTTGCCATTGTGACGCAGACCAAGCTCGGGAGGCGCGCATGA
- a CDS encoding FecR domain-containing protein, with translation MTSPECPWMNLVEALRDGRLGLQEGASMERHLKSCAVCAGLARDLTRIGDAVRAPRERATQLSHQRARVSLLERATALPTPRVSFEKTRFVLAAATLGIAVAGGFYGGQWTAGTHRVAIALHMSAPPRLEGAFEPQVRPSDDARFARNRSAGLDEVILEDGALDVARSRHAAGERFVVRTKDAQIEVRATSLRIEAKEGRIRSVAVEQGTAEVQYAGFTAVIPAGGSWRATGDAVVEAADQEKPVAKPAPEPTSSAVVPSAPVKGKTSARTVAVRGHGGMPDRPSDTTNENVMEESSWGTSPSTPTLAPPPPARVPSAASRAFADAMASLRRGNYADSADRFELFVSTYPADARTDEADYLRAVALQRAGRSAEAVAAAKRYLATRPRGAHRVDAERMAGN, from the coding sequence ATGACGTCTCCGGAGTGCCCGTGGATGAATCTCGTGGAGGCCCTCCGGGATGGGCGGCTCGGCCTGCAGGAGGGGGCGTCGATGGAGCGCCACCTCAAATCGTGCGCCGTATGCGCCGGTCTCGCGCGTGATCTCACGCGAATCGGGGATGCCGTGCGCGCGCCACGCGAGCGGGCGACGCAGCTTTCGCACCAGCGGGCGCGTGTCTCCCTCCTGGAACGAGCGACGGCGCTCCCGACCCCACGTGTCTCGTTCGAGAAGACGCGGTTCGTGCTCGCGGCGGCGACGCTGGGCATCGCGGTGGCGGGCGGCTTTTATGGCGGGCAATGGACCGCCGGGACCCACAGGGTCGCAATCGCGCTGCACATGAGCGCGCCGCCGCGCCTCGAAGGCGCGTTCGAGCCGCAGGTGCGCCCGTCGGACGACGCACGTTTCGCGCGCAATCGAAGCGCGGGCCTCGACGAGGTGATCCTCGAGGACGGCGCCCTCGACGTGGCGCGGAGCCGGCACGCGGCGGGGGAGCGGTTCGTCGTGCGCACGAAAGACGCGCAGATCGAGGTCCGCGCGACCTCCTTGCGGATCGAGGCCAAGGAAGGCCGGATCCGCAGCGTGGCCGTGGAGCAAGGGACGGCCGAGGTTCAGTATGCGGGATTCACGGCGGTGATTCCGGCAGGTGGATCCTGGCGGGCGACGGGCGACGCGGTCGTCGAGGCGGCCGACCAGGAAAAACCCGTAGCGAAACCCGCGCCGGAACCCACGTCGTCTGCGGTCGTCCCGAGTGCTCCGGTGAAAGGAAAAACGTCGGCGCGCACCGTGGCTGTGCGCGGCCATGGGGGGATGCCGGACCGCCCGTCGGACACCACGAACGAAAACGTCATGGAAGAGAGCTCCTGGGGGACGTCTCCTTCCACGCCCACCCTTGCGCCTCCGCCGCCTGCGCGTGTCCCTTCGGCCGCGTCGCGCGCGTTTGCCGACGCGATGGCTTCGCTTCGTCGCGGCAATTACGCCGACAGCGCCGACAGATTCGAGCTGTTCGTGTCGACGTACCCGGCGGATGCGCGGACCGACGAGGCGGATTATCTGCGAGCTGTCGCGCTTCAGCGCGCCGGTCGTTCTGCGGAGGCCGTCGCCGCCGCCAAGCGATACCTCGCGACGCGGCCCAGGGGCGCGCATCGCGTGGACGCGGAGCGCATGGCAGGAAACTAA
- a CDS encoding phosphatase PAP2 family protein — translation MKLRPTGEGSAWAWASLGGAPLLLLLIHATLGLRPEHFFFVGMFLVLVWTGPRARRFAAIAAPFVLTGLAYDFLRLFIHLRGEVHVADLFEAERALFGIGTSAGRVPISELVARAMHPAVDALTGVVYLLYLIQVFAVGAYLYVRDQERMQRLAWGFAAASLLGWIIWIAWPAAPPWYVDLYGAGPAVLDAPSNPAGGARFDALFGVRIFHTFYARSSNVFGAMPSLHVGYAVLPAFVSWSLGGRLRAFTVAWAAVMAFSAMYLRHHYILDIIAGVAVAFAADRLVHLAQRALLEPAPRKDGASPEVSV, via the coding sequence ATGAAGCTACGGCCGACAGGCGAGGGGAGCGCGTGGGCGTGGGCGTCCCTCGGGGGCGCTCCGCTCCTGCTCCTGCTGATTCACGCGACGCTGGGGCTCCGGCCCGAGCACTTTTTCTTCGTGGGCATGTTCCTGGTCCTCGTCTGGACCGGGCCGCGCGCGCGGCGGTTCGCGGCGATCGCCGCGCCCTTCGTGCTCACCGGACTCGCCTACGATTTTCTGCGCCTGTTCATTCACCTGCGCGGGGAGGTCCACGTGGCCGATCTCTTCGAGGCCGAGCGCGCGCTCTTCGGTATCGGCACGAGCGCGGGACGGGTGCCCATTTCGGAGCTCGTCGCGCGCGCGATGCACCCGGCCGTCGATGCGCTCACCGGTGTCGTTTACCTCCTTTACCTGATCCAGGTCTTCGCGGTCGGGGCGTACCTATACGTTCGTGATCAGGAGCGCATGCAGCGGCTGGCATGGGGCTTCGCGGCCGCGAGCCTGCTCGGCTGGATCATCTGGATCGCCTGGCCGGCGGCGCCGCCCTGGTACGTCGACCTCTACGGCGCAGGTCCCGCGGTGCTCGACGCGCCCTCGAATCCCGCCGGAGGAGCGCGCTTCGACGCCCTGTTCGGGGTCCGCATTTTTCACACGTTTTATGCGCGCAGCTCCAACGTGTTCGGGGCCATGCCCTCGTTGCACGTGGGATATGCCGTGCTGCCCGCGTTCGTCTCCTGGTCCCTGGGCGGCCGGCTGCGCGCATTCACCGTCGCGTGGGCCGCGGTCATGGCATTCTCCGCCATGTACCTCCGGCACCATTACATCCTCGACATCATCGCCGGCGTCGCGGTGGCCTTCGCCGCCGATCGCTTGGTCCACCTCGCGCAGCGCGCGCTGCTCGAACCGGCGCCGCGCAAAGACGGCGCCTCCCCCGAGGTCTCGGTATGA
- a CDS encoding inositol-3-phosphate synthase — protein MRERPQTIRPATGKLAVLLPGLGAVATTFIAGVLLARKGLAKPIGSLTQMGTIRLGKRTEDRFPLVHEAVPLASLDDLVFGAWDIFPDNALEVARHAEVLEARHVDAVAAELAQIKPMAGAFYPEYVRRLHGTHVKAARSKAEMVEQVRDDIRGFIQRQGAERAVAIWCGSTEVYIAQGEVHQSIAAFEAGLAADDPSISSAQIYAWACLKERVPFANGAPNLCVDFPAAWQLAREMGVPIAGKDFKTGQTLMKTILAPGLKARSLGLQGWFSTNILGNRDGEVLDDPNSFKTKEVSKLGVLEQILQPPRYPDLYGNIYHKVRIEFYPPRGDAKEGWDNLDIFGWLGYPMQIKVNFLCRDSILAAPIVLDLALLLDLASRASMRGTQEWLSFYFKSPMTAPELYPEHDLFIQSMKLKNTLRWMIGEELITHLGNEYYD, from the coding sequence GTGAGAGAACGCCCGCAGACGATTCGCCCCGCCACCGGCAAGCTCGCCGTTTTGCTCCCTGGCCTCGGCGCCGTGGCCACCACCTTCATCGCCGGCGTGCTCCTCGCTCGCAAAGGGCTCGCCAAGCCGATCGGCTCGCTCACGCAAATGGGCACCATTCGCCTCGGCAAGCGCACCGAGGACCGCTTCCCGCTTGTCCACGAGGCCGTCCCGCTGGCGTCGCTCGACGATCTCGTGTTCGGTGCCTGGGACATTTTCCCCGACAACGCGCTCGAGGTCGCGCGGCACGCGGAGGTGCTCGAAGCGCGCCACGTCGACGCGGTGGCCGCGGAGCTCGCGCAAATCAAGCCCATGGCCGGCGCGTTTTACCCGGAATACGTGCGCCGCCTCCATGGTACGCACGTCAAGGCGGCCCGATCCAAGGCGGAAATGGTCGAGCAGGTCCGCGACGACATCCGCGGGTTCATCCAGCGCCAGGGGGCCGAGCGCGCCGTGGCGATCTGGTGCGGCAGCACGGAGGTCTACATCGCCCAGGGCGAGGTGCACCAGAGCATCGCGGCCTTCGAGGCGGGCCTCGCCGCCGACGATCCGAGCATTTCCAGCGCGCAGATTTATGCCTGGGCCTGCCTCAAGGAGCGGGTCCCCTTCGCCAATGGGGCGCCGAACCTCTGCGTCGATTTTCCCGCTGCCTGGCAGCTCGCGCGGGAGATGGGCGTGCCCATCGCGGGCAAGGATTTCAAGACGGGACAAACGCTGATGAAGACCATCCTCGCCCCGGGGCTCAAGGCCCGCAGCCTGGGGTTGCAGGGGTGGTTCTCCACGAACATCCTCGGCAATCGCGACGGCGAGGTGCTCGACGATCCGAACTCGTTCAAGACGAAAGAGGTCTCCAAGCTCGGCGTCCTCGAGCAAATCCTCCAGCCCCCTCGGTATCCGGACCTCTATGGCAACATCTACCACAAGGTCCGTATCGAGTTTTACCCACCGCGCGGCGACGCCAAGGAGGGCTGGGACAACCTCGATATCTTCGGGTGGCTCGGGTATCCGATGCAGATCAAGGTCAACTTCCTCTGCCGAGACTCGATTCTCGCGGCGCCGATCGTGCTCGACCTGGCGCTCTTGCTCGACCTCGCGTCGCGCGCGTCGATGCGGGGGACGCAGGAGTGGTTGAGCTTCTATTTCAAGAGCCCGATGACGGCGCCGGAGCTCTACCCGGAGCATGACCTCTTCATCCAATCGATGAAGCTCAAGAACACGCTGCGGTGGATGATCGGCGAGGAGCTGATCACGCACCTCGGCAACGAATACTACGACTGA
- a CDS encoding pentapeptide repeat-containing protein: MIRTREAFEARASSGGSFAGEVIEGVCLDGFSGENLDFSRAEFRATSARGARFERCIFTGVRLIHVDFSGAQLLGTNAAGLVAATPEGGMPNVLRGIILSGAVLSQANFAGATCDGADLSGAVLTDATFENTGAEGANLSSALLNGAKLAGVNLTRAKLDGAVVAGADLSLADLRSASLANVDLSDATLGGTSFLGAHLPGATIPTLDFRAHGSPANLTGANAPGARLDGLDLRSTVLADANLEGACLENAWLEGANLEGARLSGASMAGTRLGKANLARAHLGSADLSQSDLRGTLLSGADLAGARLAGANLDRARLDGVSWQGTDLSGVSFGATPLAGGHFAGAQFGPAKLDGLDMSECDLRGASLAGASLVGTNLERSDLGDADLGGCDLRRANLAAALLERTRLDGAVLAGVDLTQAMVDGCSLDAADLTGARIEGAVLTGVDLSRARIQGAHLVRTLLDASHCDGVDFRGCVLLDSTFDGATMERANLAEVVATNAGFAGANLRGAKMLRIHAKGAHLRGANLDEADLREAILEDACIEEATMRKAKVDGARLAEARLVRSDLRGTTFRGAKMKFCDLSHARAEVCDFSDADLENTKMHRTALDGAILRGASTTRSEGTDAERARAEDFKAGA; the protein is encoded by the coding sequence ATGATCCGAACACGCGAAGCGTTCGAGGCCCGTGCCTCCTCCGGTGGCTCATTTGCAGGCGAGGTCATCGAAGGCGTTTGCCTCGACGGATTCTCCGGAGAAAACCTCGACTTCAGCCGCGCCGAGTTCCGTGCCACGAGCGCGCGGGGCGCCAGGTTCGAGCGGTGCATCTTCACAGGGGTACGGCTCATTCACGTGGATTTCTCGGGTGCGCAACTGCTGGGAACGAATGCAGCGGGCCTCGTGGCGGCGACGCCGGAAGGTGGAATGCCGAATGTGCTCCGTGGCATCATCCTTTCGGGCGCAGTGCTCTCGCAAGCAAACTTCGCCGGGGCAACCTGCGACGGGGCAGACCTCTCCGGCGCGGTCCTGACGGATGCGACCTTCGAGAACACGGGCGCGGAAGGTGCGAATCTCTCCAGCGCGCTGCTCAATGGCGCGAAGCTCGCGGGGGTGAACCTCACAAGGGCAAAGCTCGACGGCGCCGTGGTTGCTGGGGCCGATCTGAGCCTCGCGGATCTCCGGAGCGCGTCCCTCGCGAACGTGGACCTGAGCGACGCAACCCTGGGAGGCACGAGCTTCCTCGGCGCGCATTTGCCGGGAGCAACGATTCCCACGCTCGACTTCCGAGCCCACGGGTCGCCCGCGAATCTCACGGGCGCGAACGCCCCGGGCGCGCGGCTCGATGGGCTCGATTTGCGGAGCACCGTGCTCGCGGACGCGAACCTCGAAGGTGCGTGCCTCGAGAATGCATGGCTCGAAGGAGCGAATCTCGAAGGCGCCCGGCTTTCGGGGGCCTCGATGGCGGGCACCCGGCTGGGCAAAGCCAATCTGGCTCGGGCACACCTCGGCAGCGCCGACCTCTCGCAAAGCGATCTGCGTGGCACCCTTCTTTCAGGAGCGGACCTCGCAGGCGCAAGGCTCGCAGGCGCGAACCTCGACAGGGCACGCCTCGACGGCGTGTCGTGGCAGGGGACGGATCTGTCCGGGGTCTCGTTCGGCGCGACGCCGCTCGCCGGTGGTCACTTCGCAGGCGCGCAGTTCGGTCCCGCCAAACTCGATGGACTCGACATGTCGGAATGCGATTTGCGCGGGGCCTCGCTGGCCGGAGCCTCCCTCGTCGGGACGAACCTCGAGCGCTCGGACCTCGGAGACGCCGACCTGGGCGGGTGCGATTTGCGGCGTGCGAATCTCGCCGCAGCCTTGCTCGAACGGACGCGGCTCGACGGCGCGGTCCTCGCCGGCGTCGATTTGACGCAGGCCATGGTGGACGGGTGCTCCCTCGACGCTGCCGATCTCACAGGCGCTCGTATCGAGGGCGCGGTGCTCACGGGCGTCGACCTCTCGCGCGCGCGGATCCAAGGGGCGCATCTTGTGCGCACATTGCTCGACGCGTCGCATTGTGATGGTGTCGATTTTCGCGGCTGCGTTCTTTTGGATTCCACGTTCGACGGGGCCACCATGGAACGAGCAAATCTCGCCGAGGTCGTTGCGACGAACGCTGGTTTCGCTGGCGCGAATCTACGTGGCGCGAAGATGCTCCGTATCCACGCGAAGGGCGCGCACCTGCGCGGCGCAAATCTCGACGAGGCCGACCTGCGCGAGGCCATCCTCGAGGACGCGTGTATCGAGGAGGCGACGATGCGCAAGGCGAAGGTCGACGGCGCACGGCTCGCGGAGGCGCGGCTCGTCCGGTCGGATCTGCGCGGCACGACGTTTCGCGGGGCGAAGATGAAGTTTTGCGACCTATCGCATGCGCGTGCCGAGGTCTGCGATTTTTCAGACGCGGATCTGGAGAACACGAAGATGCACCGGACGGCGCTGGACGGCGCGATCCTTCGAGGTGCGA
- a CDS encoding RNA polymerase sigma factor, with the protein MSTLATKRLSNAAALSDAELLLAIAEGELGPLGILFDRYHEPLRQFLLRAAPNVADVDDLVQETFLTATRAAASFDGRASALPFLMGIATQLLRRRKRTFARLRALYDAFCAAPTASRPSPEERVNQAQEEALLQAAIARLSDERRIVLVMVEYNGMSGPEVAQILGTPVGTVWRRLHEARAELRRTLQRGER; encoded by the coding sequence ATGAGCACGCTCGCCACCAAGCGCCTCTCGAACGCCGCCGCGCTCAGCGATGCGGAGCTGCTCCTTGCAATCGCCGAGGGCGAGCTCGGGCCGCTGGGCATCCTCTTCGATCGTTACCACGAGCCCTTGCGCCAGTTTCTCCTGCGCGCCGCGCCCAATGTCGCGGATGTCGACGATCTCGTGCAGGAGACGTTCCTCACGGCGACACGCGCGGCCGCCTCGTTCGACGGGCGTGCCTCGGCATTGCCCTTTTTGATGGGCATTGCGACGCAGCTCCTCCGGCGGCGCAAGCGCACGTTCGCGCGGCTGCGCGCGCTTTACGATGCCTTTTGCGCAGCCCCGACGGCGTCGCGGCCAAGCCCGGAGGAGCGCGTGAACCAGGCCCAGGAGGAGGCGCTCCTGCAGGCCGCGATCGCGCGCCTCTCCGACGAGCGGCGGATCGTGCTGGTGATGGTCGAATACAACGGCATGTCCGGCCCGGAGGTCGCGCAGATCCTGGGCACGCCGGTCGGCACGGTCTGGCGGCGCCTGCACGAGGCGCGGGCCGAGCTTCGGCGAACGCTGCAAAGGGGGGAGCGATGA